The nucleotide window CCATTCttctaggttttaataatgtgttgaacaGTCCTCAAcccaatttcatttttttttatttccttcgtTGTTTTCACTGCTTGATGGATACCAGCAATCTGATCCTTTTGAAACAAACATCTTTTCTACAACCACAGGATACAGCTTCTAATATGGTTGTTAATtgagtgaattttttttattgcatcagTTAGGATAAAAAGACTTATTGCCAATTGGAGCATAtcaatcactgcagtaattatccaattaaaGGCTTGttaggatttgtgtactttgtatAGACCTGTCTATATATAAAGAATTTCCATTTAAAAAGTTCTCAGATTGCTTACTGTAATATTGTAGGGTTGCTATAGTAAATAAAGTATAACAGTTTGTGCAAACAAAgctaatattttaacaattataTGTGCATAAAATGGTTGATGATATAGGGTAAAAACACTGACATAAACACTGAtgagtaaatatactgtaagtaaactATAGTCATTGACTACTTTCCTGTTGCTTCAAGTCATATTAACCTATATCACGActgcacaaaataaaaagtgctGTTATACAAACCTTGGTCACAATATGTGCCAGTGGATAGTTTACCACAGTGCTTTATATACAGCCAAAGGTAAACAGAACGAGCAGCACCACCAGGACATGGGCATTTCTCAAAGACTCAGCAGAGCTCTCTGTACATTCATTCTGCTCTTTCTTTCCCTCGTCTTTTTTGTCTTCAGTGTCTACTGTGTGTGTTGGCGCCACACTGTCACAGCGCTCACCCTCATACCCTTCGTAGCAGTGGCAGTAGAACCTTTTTGCCAGTTGTTGCAGTTCATGCTTAGAATGCCAGCCAGTGACAGTAAATGTGCCATTGCGGTTTGAGTGAATGCGGTAACTGGTACGGCTCAGATGCAAGAAATGTGGTGCCCGTGGGTCTTTCCGTACACAGCGACCGTTGGACTGGCACAGGTGTTCACTGCACACTTCAGCTGCCCGGGTCACGTTGGTGATGTACTGGCCCAGTCTgtagcttaaaaatgttttcaccCTAGAGCAGTTTTGCTgcaatgacatgttaaaaaccAGTTAATTAAGACTTTTCTTTTAAGATCACTGGCCCAATACACAGTCTAATACACATAATGGATACAAAGAGAatggaatttttatttatatatattttttgactctagggtaataaatgttttgtgcaagTACACTACCGTCATAGTCATCCATCACATCTGCTCCCAGAATTGATTAGATTTACCATAATCAATTTttctacttattttattttcctgtgcTACTGGCACGACCAGATTACTTCAGCTCAGAGCACTCATTTTCAACCTGCCTCTGGCTGACTTTTGTCAGCTAAACTTTTCTACTGGTACTTACAGTAGAGTCATTTGAAAGTCATTTCAGTCCAGCACACAGGCATTTCCATCTGACACTTTCTTCCAGATCTTTCCTTCACTTCAACAGTTCAATGTAACTGCTTTCAATGCCTGCTAATATCTTAATGATATTGCAGGCATTGAAAATTGTGAGCTGggagtgtttttattttgcttacaaCCTTTCTTTCCTTTGTAACTGAACCCATGGTTTTTAAGGGGTTATCATGaggtttaaaaatgaaaattcatTATGCACTAGAATTGTTATTCTTAATGAAAGTTCTAGGTTTGTTAAATGAGTTATATTAAGTCCATTAATGCCTAACAAGTCTTTACAACTGTTACTGTGACAAAAAATGTACACATGGcacaatttatttaacattgacATTTAAACAGCATGTTGGGGTTTTTAATACAGTAGTtcgaaaaaaatagttttaaacaatgtttacttgttttgctgaaaaaaaaaaatggaattatgTGCTTTTGTGTTTTCCCTACCACTGTAAGTGAATCTAGTGATGTCTTAAAGGCATTGAATAACATTGGAAAGAACACCCATTAAAGTCACTTACTCTAGAAGAAGTGAGGTTAAGGTCGCCCCAGATCACAAAGCCTGAAGCACCTAAAGCAGCACTTTCCCCTATTGTGTGTATTAAATCCTTctgtaaaacacaataaaatgcCATCACAATAAGTTTGCTGTATGATAAAGTAGACATGCTCCACCATGCTCTATCAGAATGTAAGGGTCAGAATACTTCAGACTTTCCTCTAATAAGTTAAGTACCTCCTAAAGCATATTACCATTCACAATTTTACCACTGTCATTTACCTGTTCATTATTTATAACTGATTGTTTTCCTGTGTTTGCAAAAACTTTATATTAATTGCAGAACATCATTCTTGAATAAACTAAGGAATGCTCAATGTTTCACCACAAGAGGGTGCACTTAGTTTTAGCTTTCCTGGTATGCATgcaatacaagtaaatctggAAATTAGTACAGTATGAATGCATGGATGCAGTCCCACTTCTGTGCTGTGTTATGGCTTTAATCAATAAATCTAGGCAGAGTTTATAGCTGAGGTTAGGGAATAGAATAACACAGTTAACAATGGTACACTGGGAATACCCATACATAGTAAATcaggaaataattaaaaacaggttaaacacaaattaatttaaattcggACAGGAAAATATCAAGGGTCACTTACAAGAGTGCAAAGTTAAAAGAGAAAATGTGACTCTGTAATGACAGACAcggttttttgttttatctggcTGTATTAAGTAAAAGacataacaccaacatgttagaggaaaatatataaaaaatatataaaaaacagaatCAGTGAGTTGGAAAAGGATCACCCCCTTGTACCAGTATGTTGTTGGACCACCCTTTGCTTTAAATACAGCTGTTAGACTGTTGGGATATGCCACTACtaactttgcacatctagacttTGCACTATTTGGCCActctattcttttctttttctttttttttgcagaacgATTTGAGTTGAGTTAAATTTGATGGTAATGATTTGTGGACTGCAGTCTTCAAGTCCTTCCACAGATTTTTAATAGGGTTTTAATCTGCGCTTTGCCTAGGCCATACAAGGACATTTGCTTTTTTCTACTTTTACCACTGTTGGTGCTTTGGGCCATTGCCATGTTGGAAGATATCAGTCCCTGGTGCAAAGAAACACCCCATTTTTGGATGGTGAGCTGTATTGATTTGGTGTTGTggccaaataataaaattttaccaTAACATATTTTTCCATCTTTGAATCTTTAAGATGTAATTCTTGGCCTTTCTTGAGGGGTGCCTTTTTTCTAGCAATGctcccatttatttattaatttctttaattattctTTTGACTTGTGCTTGTGTACAACTCTATTCCAGAGATCTATTGGCAGTGCCTTGCCACCCATAGTTGATTGTTTGCTTCAGGGACTGAAATACTAAAAAGGTGGTTAGTTTCACctgattaaattaaagttaagtCATTTTTAGAAGGGGGTGTGACCCTTGCCCAACTCaatgattctgttttttttttctattttcttccaACAGGTtggatttatatttttacttgaaTGTTAAAGGTGGCACTAAATATATACAGCTAgatatcaaattaaaattttacttgggcaattctgcaaagaaaatTGGGCAAATACATGTACTTCAAAATCTTGAAGTGCGAAGTAAGGAGAGACATATTCCAAAAGACTAAACTGGAACAAGGAAGTAATCCTTTTCAAACCCAGTGTTTTATATCTTCCATTTGGGTGTTAAAAGTTGCATTAAGTAAATACAGCTCCATCCATTTAGGAagttctgtagtccaactagagaccatggaggccaatagtTATCATTGTATTCCCATTATTACAACAGCTGTAGGACCTCCAGACAACATTTACCACTtagggcaatttaggaatgccaattagcctaatctgcatgtctgtgaacTGTGGGCAGAAACCGGAGGACTCGGAGGaactggataaaacaaaaactgtgtctgtcttcattttaggctgcaaagcaacaaaatgtcaTTCTTTTAAAGGGTAGTGATTCTTCTCTATAGTGGctgtaaatcattttattattactattaaattATTACTTTCCTTATTTGGATTTATTAATCAGATTTACACTTTagattcttctttttcttcttttttgtctttcggctgttccctttcaggggtcgccatagcgaatcatttgcctccatctaaccctatcctctgcatcctcttctctcacaccaactaactttatgtcctctctcactgcatccataaatcctCTTTGGTCGATTGATTGTtgctaattaattaaatgcacAATGCATTATACAAATATGTGTTGTATTATGTATTTCAAATGGTCCAGCCTTGGTCCTGGAATACCATATCATAAGCACGTTAGGTTTTCCTTGCTCTAACACAACTGATCCCATAAAACAACTAATTTATTAACAGTTCCTTCTAAATGAAGGTGACTGTGTTAGagccaggaaaaaaataattgtattctCCAGGATCAGGGTCAGGATcccatttatactgtatgcttgAAGCAGTATATGTATTTACCTGTGTTAGGAATGTCATGGCTTCATCCCTGTAACCAAGCCTTGTGTACACAAAAGTGGGCAGCTCGTAGGGCAGTGAAGTCATAGAAGCCAGCCTTAGAGACTCTAGTACCCTATTCTGGCAGAAGTGCAGGTTGCGAACGCTGTCCATGTGGTCTTTACGGATTGCCATTGCAGGAAAGAGTGCAGTACTGCTGTTCCACAACCATAAGAGTTCATCATTGCGCGTGCTCTCCATCATGGGGCAGTAGCCACTGTAATTGTGTATGTGCACATTGTAGTTATGGCAGTCTGGATAAAGGTAGAAGCCCCAAAGGCCTTTTGGTCGGGCTC belongs to Clarias gariepinus isolate MV-2021 ecotype Netherlands chromosome 2, CGAR_prim_01v2, whole genome shotgun sequence and includes:
- the LOC128544971 gene encoding hyaluronidase-4-like — protein: MPGVPCGALHQALPVACVLVLSLPLLLHATFIHKPAKLPLVGRKPFLAAWNAPLDLCAVKYNMNISLDLFHISGSPRAVHTGQDVTIFYPNRLGYYPFYTEQGEAVNGGLPQNCSLEAHLSKASKDIAHFIPSEDFQGLAVIDWEYWRPQWTRNWQRKDIYRQRSRELVSRAYINVTDDQIEELARLRFEKSAMEFMQGTLELGIRARPKGLWGFYLYPDCHNYNVHIHNYSGYCPMMESTRNDELLWLWNSSTALFPAMAIRKDHMDSVRNLHFCQNRVLESLRLASMTSLPYELPTFVYTRLGYRDEAMTFLTQKDLIHTIGESAALGASGFVIWGDLNLTSSRQNCSRVKTFLSYRLGQYITNVTRAAEVCSEHLCQSNGRCVRKDPRAPHFLHLSRTSYRIHSNRNGTFTVTGWHSKHELQQLAKRFYCHCYEGYEGERCDSVAPTHTVDTEDKKDEGKKEQNECTESSAESLRNAHVLVVLLVLFTFGCI